The Paramicrobacterium fandaimingii DNA segment CCCACCCGTGCTCGACGGCGCCCTCGGTGATGATCCGCTTCAACTTCTCGGCATCCGTCTTGACCGGGTTGAACACGACTGCCGCGAATTTCTCGCCTTCGACGCTCATAGAAGAAACTTACCCGGTTCCGCATAGACTTGGCCTGTGATTGATCCCGTAATTCTGCGCGAAAACCCCGATCTCATCCGACGCTCGCAAGTAGCACGCGGCTCCCGAGTCGAACTTGTCGACGAGGCGATCGAGGCGGATGCCGCGCGGCGACGCGCAATCGGAGTCTTCGAAGAGCTGCGTGCAGAGCAGAATGCCTTCAGCAAGAAGGTCGCGAGGGCGCCGAAAGATGAGAAGAAGGTGCTCATCGCGGAGGTGCAGCAGCTCGCCGCGCGTGTGAAAGACGCACAGCGCGCGTCGAGCGAGGCTGAAGACGCCTTCACGACGGTGGTCCGCGCGATCGAGAACGTCATCATCGAGGGCATTCCCTCGGGCGGCGAAGACAACTTCAGGCTTCTGCGCACTGAGGGAGAACGGCCCACGTTCGACTTTGCGCCGCGCGATCACCTTGAGCTCGGCGAGACGCTTGACGCGATTGACATGGCGCGCGGCACGAAGGTGTCGGGTGCGCGCTTCTACTACCTGAAGGGCATCGGCGCGCGCCTGGAGCTCGCTCTCATGACGCTGGGTCTCGACCGTGCGCTCGAGGCGGGCTTCATCCCGCTCATCACGCCGACGCTGGTGAAGCCGGAGATCATGGCCGGAACGGGATTTCTCGGAGAGCACTCCGATGAGGTGTACAAACTCGAGGCAGACGATCTGTACCTCACGGGAACGAGCGAGGTCGCGCTCGCCGGGTACCACGCCAACGAGATCGTCGACCTGTCGAACGGCCCTCTTCGCTACGCCGGCTGGTCGACGTGCTACCGCCGCGAGGCCGGTTCGCACGGAAAAGACACGCGCGGCATCATTCGCGTTCACCAGTTCAACAAGCTCGAGATGTTCGTCTACACCGATCCCGCAGATGCCGAGGCCGAGCACGAGAGGCTGCTCGCCTGGCAAGAGGGAATGCTGCAGAGCCTCGGGCTCAGCTACCGGGTGATCGACACGGCCGCAGGCGACCTTGGTTCGAGTGCAGCCCGCAAGTTTGACGTGGAGGCGTGGGTTCCCACGCAAGACGCCTACCGCGAGCTCACCTCGACGTCGAACTGCACAACGTTTCAGGCGCGCCGACTCGACACGCGCCACCGCACTGATTCGGGCAAGACGGCTCCGGTTGCGACTCTCAACGGAACGCTCGCGACGACGCGCTGGCTCGTCGCACTGCTCGAGACGCATCAGCGTGCCGACGGCTCTGTCGTGATCCCCGAGGTGCTGCGCCCGTACCTTGGCGGGCTCGAGGTTGCGGAGCCCGTGGCGTGACAGCCACGCCAAAGCTCATCGCGCTCGACGTCGACGGAACCGTTCTTCACGAAGACGGCGAGGTGTCCGCTGCCGTGCGCGACGCTGTTGCGACAGCATCCGCAAACGGCCATGAGGTGATGCTCGCGACGGGGAGAAGCTGGGAGTCGACACGGCCGGTGCTCGAACAGCTGAACCTCGTGAGTGACTACGCGGTGTGCGCGAATGGCGCCGTGATCATGAAGCGCGTCGGCGATGACTACGTGCGACACCACGTCGAGACGTTTGACCCGACCGAGGTTCTGCGCCTCATTCACAACCACCTCGACGACGGTCGCTACCTCATCGAGTACCCAGACGGCAACCGCCGCTACACCGAGGGCATGACCGACTGGAACCTCGATGGCGCTGAGAAAGTCGGGTTCGAGCAGCTGCTTGAGAAACCGGTGTCGCGCGTCGTCGTGGTGTCGCCCGATCACGACGAACAGGATTTTCTGAAGGTCGTCGAAGACATGGGGCTGCACAAGGTCACGTATGCGATCGGCTGGACGGCATGGCTCGACATTGCGCCGTTCGGGGTCAACAAATCGACGGCCCTCGAGCACGTGCGATCGTGGCTCGGCATCGACCGCAACCTCGTCATCGCGGTCGGAGACGGGCGCAACGACATCGAGATGCTTCGCTGGGCTGGACAGTCTGGCCGCGGTGTCGCCATGGGCCAGGCGCCAGATGAGGTGAAGGATGCCGCGACTTTCGTCACGTCTGATGTGGCAAGTGACGGCCTCGTTTCCGTTCTCGCGTCGGTCTGACCGCACCGAATCGTTCACACTCCCTCGGTCAGGTAGAATCGTTCGCGCCGTCTTTCGACGGTGAGGAGGGCTGTCCGAGCGGCCGATGGAGCTGGTCTTGAAAACCAGTGGGCAGAAATGTCTCGTGGGTTCGAATCCCACGCCCTCCGCCAGTTTTTCGCACGAAAAGAATGCTGCTTCAGCAAAGCTTCGGCGACTCCTGAGCATCCTTCAATCGGATTTTCAGCAGCGTGTGCGTAAAATCTATGCACTAAGGGCCGTTTGCTCCCCGAATCACGGGTCGAAGAGCGGTATCTTGCACATCTGTCCCCTGTGAGAGGAAACTTCAGTGGCGCGACGAGCCGTAGCCGTTGCCCGTCATGGCAAGCTGCCGAGGCGCAGTCCGTGGACGAGTGTCGGCAAGTTCGTCGCAGCAAGCCTCGCAGTCGTGCTCGTGAGCACGTCTGCCGTTGTCGCGTGGGCCATCAATGACGTTGTGCAGACGGCGCCCGAGGGAGTGACGCTCGCGGGGGAGACACCCGGACAGGTGATCCCCGACATCAACTCGATCGAGGGCGGCGCCAACGTGCTCGTGATCGGCAGCGACAGCCGCGAGGGCCAGGGAGATGGCTACGGCTCGCACGAGACGGCAAAGCTCAATGATGTGACGATGCTTCTGCACATCGCCGAAGATCACAGCAATGCCACAGTCGTCAGTTTTCCGCGCGACATGTATGTACCGATTCCCTCGTGCCCGAAGGTTGACGAGAACGGCAAGCCGACAGGCGAAGACCACTATGCGATGAGTTCGCAGAAGATCAATACGTCTCTTTCCTATGGCGGAATGGCGTGCACCGTGCTCACCGTCGAAGCGCTGACGGGGCTCGACATTCAGTACGCGGCAATGGTGCAGTTCAACGGAGTGATCGCGCTCTCGAACGCGATCGGCGGCGTCGAGGTGTGTCTTGCCGAGTCGATCAAGGACTCGAAGACCGATCTTGACCTGCCCGCGGGCAATGTCTCACTGAAGGGCAAAGACGCGCTGCAGTTTCTGAGAACGCGGCACGGCGTCAGCGACGGCTCTGACCTGGGACGCATCAGCAACCAGCAGCTGTTTCTCTCTGCGCTCGTGCGCGATCTCAAGTCGGCCGAGACCCTCACCGACCCGGTGAAGCTCTACAGCATAGCCAAGGTCGCGGCGACGAACATGACGTTCTCGACGAGTCTCAACAACATCAACACGATGGTGGGGCTTGCCAAGTCGCTGTCTGAGATTCCGACAGACAAGATCACGTTCGTGCAGTACCCGAATTTCTACCAGGGCGACGGTGTCGCTCCGCTGACCAGCGACGCCGAGACGCTCATGGACGCCATCAAGGCAGATAAGAACCTCTCGGTCACGGGTGGCACGGGTGGCTCGATTCCCGAAGACGGCGAGACCACAGAGCCTCCGGCGACGACCGATCCCAATGCGACGGAAACCCCCGATTCCACGGAGGCGCCCGATGATGGAACTGTGGAGTTGCCCGATTCGATTCACGGCCAGAACGCCTCGCAGGTGACCTGTGCAGACGGAAACGGGTATTGATTCGGATGCTGCGAGCGGCAGCATCCGCATGATTCGCCGCTGAGGCTCGCACCCGTTATGATTGAACCCGCGCTCCTCGCGGGGCGCATGGAGACGTCGCATAGTCCGGCCGAGTGCACCACCCTGCTAAGGTGGAGTCCCCTCTAAGGGGACCGAGGGTTCAAATCCCTCCGTCTCCGCACTTTTGCAGGCTCTTCCCATCTTCGTCGGGGTACCTTGCGGGCTGCCTCATCTCGTCTGGAACGTCGCGGGGTGCGACGCCACATCACATTTCCTCGCCCTGTCTTGTCGGACAATTGAAGGCAGAAGGCGTGCCGGGGAGCGAGGAGACGATGTCTGACCCGACCGAGCGTGGAGGCAGGTCGCGGAACCTGAGCGTGATCATGGGCGAACGACGCCAGCTCATCAACGTAGCGTATCGGCTCCTCGGCACATTGGCCGATTCCGAGGATATGGTCCAGGAGACTTACGCGCGCTGGTACGCGCTCTCCCAGCAGGAAAGGGATGCCATCGATTCCCCAGGCGCTTGGATGAGCCGGGTGATGAGCCGACTGTGCCTCAACGCGCTGAGTTCGGCGCGCGCTCGTCGGGAACGCTTCGTGGGCGAGTGGATGCCCGAGCCGCTGCCGGAACCGACGGAGTGGGTAAGCGGCCGGTCGGGTTCCACCGCCATCGATCCGGCCGACCGAGTGACCCTCGACGAGTCGGTCTCAATGGCTTACCTCGTAGTGCTGGACTCAATGACCCCGGCAGAACGCGTCACGTTCATCTTGCACGACATCTTCCGTTACCCGTTCGCAGAAGTGTCTGAGATCGTCGGGCGCAGCGCAGTCGCGTGCCGCCAACTGGCTTCTTCGGCCCGACGCCGAATTCGTGCTTCCGACGCACTGACAATGACTCCAACGGGTCAACAAGCCCGGGTCATCAAGGGCGTCAAGCACGCGTGCGACGTTGGGGACATGGGCATGCTCGTCGGCCTGCTGGATCCGGAAGCAACAATGGCTGCCGACGGTGGGGGTCTGGCCAAGACTGCGCTTCACCCGATCCGTGGCGCTGAGCGAATTGCTCGCTATGCGCTCGGGGTCATGGGTGAGCCTGACGACACGACAGTTCTGGAGCGCACGGTCAACGGTCTGCCCGGTCTCGTGCTGCAAAGAGAAGGAGTCACCGTCACCGTTGCGGCGTTCCAGATTGAGGGCGATCGAATCACACGGATCTGGGTGATCCGGAATCCCGAAAAACTCCGACAGTGGACGGAGAATCATCAGGACGAGTGGTGAGACCGAGGTGAATCCTGTTGCAGATCACAAGACCGATGTGGCGAACGAAACGGAGAGAACGTGCAGGTTGCCTACGTCATCGCCAGCATTGTCGGTGTGGTGTTCAACGGCGGTGCCGCCGTCATCTACCTGATTGGCCACGAGTACCCCAAGAGCCAGGCGGATATGAAAGGCGTACCCCGAAGGTACGTTCCCGTGCTGGGCACCCTGCTGGCGGTCGGCGCAATAGGGTTGCTGGCTGGACTCGTCGTGCCACCGATCGGGGTTGTTGCCTCAGCGGGTCTTGTGCTGTACTTCATGGGCGCAATCCTCGCGCATCTGCGAGTAGGATCCCGTGACATCCTTGGCGGAATCGTCTTCCTGGTGATCGCGGTGACCATCCTCGCTCTCGGTGTCGTGCGGCTCGAACTCGCCTGAGGGTTCCTGTGAGCACCTTGTCGCGCGTGGCTTCGCGTCGTAGTGTGAGGTCACGACGAAGGGGGTTCTATATGGGTTTCGGAGATAAGGCCAGCAACGCTGCCGAAGACGCAAAGGGCAAGGCCAAGGAGACGGTTGGCGATGCCACGGACAACGAGGACCTCGCGAATGAGGGCCGCGCTGACCAGGCAAGCGCCTCCGCTAAGAAAGCCGGCGAAAACGTCAAGGATGCCGCTGACAACGCCTCGCAAGGCGTAAAGGATCTTTTCAACAAGTAGCGCATCTGCGCTCTGAACGGTCGGTGCCCCGCGAGATTTCGCGGGGCACCGCCATGTGCGAGGGCGAGTGCTGCGGCACAGGTATGAACGATGTCATGACTCAGTAGTCGTTTGCCATCTTGCCGTTCTTCGCCCGATAACCGAGGTAGAGCCCATAGCAGACAAGGCCGACTCCTGCCGCCGTGAGAAGTGTCGGCCCATATGGCTGCCGCCGCACGGTTTGAAAAACGGCGCTGATGCCTTCGGCCTTATCGGGGTTGTAAGCGAACGCGGAGTACGCCACGAGCGTGCCCGCTCCGCAGATGACGGCGCCCTTGGCGATATAACCAATGGTGCCGAGTACGACGGCCGCAGCGCCAACGACTCCCGTTGCGGAAATCAGGTCTTTCCGATGTGTGCGCCGCAGCCCTTTGACGATGAAGAACGTGCCGAAACCGAATATTGTCGCACCGAGCACGACCAGAAGAAGTCGGCCCGGCGTCGTCTGCATCAACTCAAGGCTCAGCTGCGACTTCTCTGACAAGCTCTCACGTCGCCGGGCATCGTCGAGGGCGAACGACGCCGTAGCCACGGCAAGAAAGATGTAGATGATGGCGAGTCCACTGGCGCTTGATTTCTTGAGAACCCGTTGGCGTTTGCTTGTGTAACGACGACCAAACAGCACCTCCAAGGTCTGCCATACACCGAGGGCCAGTAAGGCAATAAACGCCACCCAGAGAGCGATGAAACCACCAGGTAGGCCGGAAATTTCGCTCATGACACCGGCTTCGCTCGGTCTACCGCCATGAGCGATCACCATATGAATCGCATTCACGCCGATCAGCACGTGCAGGAGGCCGTTCATGGCAAATCCCGCGCGAGCGATGACTTCGAAGGTCGTTGAGTTCGTCGCGGCGTCCGCCGCTTCTGCTCCACTCGAATCCGACACGCTACGGCGCTTTGCGGCTAGCAGTGATCATACTGACCGAGTTTAATGATTTCGAAGCATCTTGATGACCTCGGTCTCTCTGACAACTCCAATGTATGGTGTGGCTGATCATTGGCGAATGAGAGTTCCCTCAGCATCCGCCCTCATTGACGTCAGACACCGTATCGTCGCGAGAAGCAGCACCGTTCGCGAGAGAAAGGTGAGTACAATGCCCGGACGCAAGAACTCCAGCCTCAAGAAGCCAGAGATGTACGAAGAGCTTCGTGATGAGGGCGCATCGAAGGAAAAGGCGGCGCGCATCTCGAACGCCGCGTCCAATCGGGGA contains these protein-coding regions:
- a CDS encoding LCP family protein yields the protein MARRAVAVARHGKLPRRSPWTSVGKFVAASLAVVLVSTSAVVAWAINDVVQTAPEGVTLAGETPGQVIPDINSIEGGANVLVIGSDSREGQGDGYGSHETAKLNDVTMLLHIAEDHSNATVVSFPRDMYVPIPSCPKVDENGKPTGEDHYAMSSQKINTSLSYGGMACTVLTVEALTGLDIQYAAMVQFNGVIALSNAIGGVEVCLAESIKDSKTDLDLPAGNVSLKGKDALQFLRTRHGVSDGSDLGRISNQQLFLSALVRDLKSAETLTDPVKLYSIAKVAATNMTFSTSLNNINTMVGLAKSLSEIPTDKITFVQYPNFYQGDGVAPLTSDAETLMDAIKADKNLSVTGGTGGSIPEDGETTEPPATTDPNATETPDSTEAPDDGTVELPDSIHGQNASQVTCADGNGY
- the serS gene encoding serine--tRNA ligase, producing the protein MIDPVILRENPDLIRRSQVARGSRVELVDEAIEADAARRRAIGVFEELRAEQNAFSKKVARAPKDEKKVLIAEVQQLAARVKDAQRASSEAEDAFTTVVRAIENVIIEGIPSGGEDNFRLLRTEGERPTFDFAPRDHLELGETLDAIDMARGTKVSGARFYYLKGIGARLELALMTLGLDRALEAGFIPLITPTLVKPEIMAGTGFLGEHSDEVYKLEADDLYLTGTSEVALAGYHANEIVDLSNGPLRYAGWSTCYRREAGSHGKDTRGIIRVHQFNKLEMFVYTDPADAEAEHERLLAWQEGMLQSLGLSYRVIDTAAGDLGSSAARKFDVEAWVPTQDAYRELTSTSNCTTFQARRLDTRHRTDSGKTAPVATLNGTLATTRWLVALLETHQRADGSVVIPEVLRPYLGGLEVAEPVA
- a CDS encoding DUF1206 domain-containing protein — translated: MSDSSGAEAADAATNSTTFEVIARAGFAMNGLLHVLIGVNAIHMVIAHGGRPSEAGVMSEISGLPGGFIALWVAFIALLALGVWQTLEVLFGRRYTSKRQRVLKKSSASGLAIIYIFLAVATASFALDDARRRESLSEKSQLSLELMQTTPGRLLLVVLGATIFGFGTFFIVKGLRRTHRKDLISATGVVGAAAVVLGTIGYIAKGAVICGAGTLVAYSAFAYNPDKAEGISAVFQTVRRQPYGPTLLTAAGVGLVCYGLYLGYRAKNGKMANDY
- a CDS encoding HAD family hydrolase — encoded protein: MTATPKLIALDVDGTVLHEDGEVSAAVRDAVATASANGHEVMLATGRSWESTRPVLEQLNLVSDYAVCANGAVIMKRVGDDYVRHHVETFDPTEVLRLIHNHLDDGRYLIEYPDGNRRYTEGMTDWNLDGAEKVGFEQLLEKPVSRVVVVSPDHDEQDFLKVVEDMGLHKVTYAIGWTAWLDIAPFGVNKSTALEHVRSWLGIDRNLVIAVGDGRNDIEMLRWAGQSGRGVAMGQAPDEVKDAATFVTSDVASDGLVSVLASV
- a CDS encoding DoxX family protein, translated to MQVAYVIASIVGVVFNGGAAVIYLIGHEYPKSQADMKGVPRRYVPVLGTLLAVGAIGLLAGLVVPPIGVVASAGLVLYFMGAILAHLRVGSRDILGGIVFLVIAVTILALGVVRLELA
- the sigJ gene encoding RNA polymerase sigma factor SigJ, with translation MSDPTERGGRSRNLSVIMGERRQLINVAYRLLGTLADSEDMVQETYARWYALSQQERDAIDSPGAWMSRVMSRLCLNALSSARARRERFVGEWMPEPLPEPTEWVSGRSGSTAIDPADRVTLDESVSMAYLVVLDSMTPAERVTFILHDIFRYPFAEVSEIVGRSAVACRQLASSARRRIRASDALTMTPTGQQARVIKGVKHACDVGDMGMLVGLLDPEATMAADGGGLAKTALHPIRGAERIARYALGVMGEPDDTTVLERTVNGLPGLVLQREGVTVTVAAFQIEGDRITRIWVIRNPEKLRQWTENHQDEW
- a CDS encoding CsbD family protein, producing MGFGDKASNAAEDAKGKAKETVGDATDNEDLANEGRADQASASAKKAGENVKDAADNASQGVKDLFNK